ATCCTTTGGTACAAGAGGGTGGGTACGGATGGTGTTAATCGTATTTCTTACAGAATCCTCGGTGTCGTGGAAGCCCTCCAGCCAATGGTCTAGGTCGATGCCGCAAAGTCCGATGGTGTCGATGACATCCTGATGGATGCCGCGCTTGAGCATCAATTCCTTCATCTGCTGTCCGTTCATGTGGCAGGCACCGCAGTTGGAGTGGGCGATGACCATGATTTCCTCTACACCCAGTTCGTAAATGGCAACCAGAAGGCTGCGCATGGCGGAGTCGAATGGACTGATAACCAGTCCGCCGGCATTCTTGATGAGCTTGGCATCTCCATTCTTCAATCCTAATGCTGCTGGCAGAAGCTCTGTCAGGCGGGTATCCATACAGGAAAGGATGGCAAGCTTCTTGTCTGGGTATTTGCTCGTAAGATACTTCTCGTAGCCCTTGTTGGCTACGAATTCCTCGTTATACTTGATAATTTCCTCTATAATCATAGTAGTGCAAATGAAATGTGAAACGATTTTTTTCCTATTTTTCTGGGGTAGGCTTGAGATAAGCCATGAACTTCTCCGGCTGATAGTTGAGAACCAGCTCTTCCGGGAACTCTGCTTTCTCTACCAGCGGCATGATGTTGCTGTAGTCGGCAATCATGGCAGAGAAGTGGGCGTCACTTCCGAAGATGACAGGTGTTTCGTACTTCTTGGCAAGTTCCAGCAGTTCCAGGTTATTAGGAGCTGCCACTGTTTTGTGACGGATGGGAGCCATGGAGTGATTGTTGATTTCGAGCAAGGTATGCGTCTCCTTGGAAACCTTCATCAGAGCCTCGAAATCCAGTTCTGCCGTTCCATCTCCAGGATGGGAGATAATCTGCACGAATGGATTGCGCATGGCGTTGATGACTCCCTGCGTGTTTTCTTCCCTGGTTCCTCCCTGCCAGCAAAGGCTATGAATGCCAGCGATTCGGATATCAAGTATGCGCCAGTAATCCTCATCGAGGTCAATATCGCCCTGGGTATTGAGGATGTTGAGTTCTGCTCCCAGCATCAGCCTGATTCCATAGAGCTGACGGGGAACGCAATGCAGGTTTCTGAAATAGATGGGATTACAGGTGCCCGGGATATGTGGTCCGTGCTCTGTGATTCCCAGTATTTCCAACCCCTTTTCTTTTGCAGCCATGGTCATTTCCTGCAAACTGCTGAAGGCATGACCCGATGCTATGGTATGTGTATGAACGTCTAATAATGTTTTCATACTGCAAAGGTACGGATATTTTGCGAATTAGTTTATTTCTCCATGATTAAAAAACATTTTTTTTCTTCGAAAATAGATGTTTTCCCACTTTTTACGCCTCCTCCTTCTTCGTTTTAGGAAGTACGAGGTTGAGAATCACGCCGATGACGGCAGAGAGACCGATGCCGGAAATGGCGAAGGAACCGGAGGAGAGGACGGCACCACCCAAGCCCATCGTCAGCATCACCGAGATGATGATGACATTGCGGGTTTCATTCATATCTACCTTGTTCTGCATCAGATTCTGAACACCCACACTGGCGATGGTGCCGAAAAGAAGCAGCATGATGCCACCTAATACCGCTTGAGGTATGCTCTGCAGCAAGGCACTCAATTTGCCCACGATAGAGAAACAGATGGCGGTGGCTGCGGATATGCGAATCACGGCAGGACTTGTGACCTTGGTGATAGACATCGCTCCCGTTACTTCAGAATAGGTAGTCTCAGGAGGACCACCCAGGAAGGCGGAACAGAGACACGCCACTCCATCGCCCAACATCGTGCGATGTAATCCCGGATCAGCCACGAAATCCTTCTTCGCCACGGCACTCACCACATACACGTCGCCGATATGTTCCAGCACCGGTGCTATCGCCACGGGTAACATATAGAGAAATGGCGCCCAGGAGAAATGGGTGATGGTATCGAAGCTTACCGGACAGGAGAACCACGAAGCCGCTGCTACATCCGAGAAATCTACCTCGCCCATGCAGATGGCGATGACGTAACCCACGATAACGCCCGAAATGATAGGCACCAGCTTTATCAGTCCCTTGCAGA
The Segatella copri DNA segment above includes these coding regions:
- a CDS encoding beta-class carbonic anhydrase, which produces MIEEIIKYNEEFVANKGYEKYLTSKYPDKKLAILSCMDTRLTELLPAALGLKNGDAKLIKNAGGLVISPFDSAMRSLLVAIYELGVEEIMVIAHSNCGACHMNGQQMKELMLKRGIHQDVIDTIGLCGIDLDHWLEGFHDTEDSVRNTINTIRTHPLVPKDVNLHGYIIDSQTGKLTEVK
- a CDS encoding phosphatase, which encodes MKTLLDVHTHTIASGHAFSSLQEMTMAAKEKGLEILGITEHGPHIPGTCNPIYFRNLHCVPRQLYGIRLMLGAELNILNTQGDIDLDEDYWRILDIRIAGIHSLCWQGGTREENTQGVINAMRNPFVQIISHPGDGTAELDFEALMKVSKETHTLLEINNHSMAPIRHKTVAAPNNLELLELAKKYETPVIFGSDAHFSAMIADYSNIMPLVEKAEFPEELVLNYQPEKFMAYLKPTPEK
- a CDS encoding uracil-xanthine permease family protein, which gives rise to MDTEQLSMTKKTLVGVQFLFVAFGATVLVPLLIGINPATALFTAGVGTFLFHFITKGKVPIFLGSSFAFIAPIIAATKQWGLPGTIAGLTSVSLVYFIMSALVKWQGKKLLDRIFPPVVIGPAIILIGLSLSGSAVNMAKTNWVLAFASLITAILVLTFCKGLIKLVPIISGVIVGYVIAICMGEVDFSDVAAASWFSCPVSFDTITHFSWAPFLYMLPVAIAPVLEHIGDVYVVSAVAKKDFVADPGLHRTMLGDGVACLCSAFLGGPPETTYSEVTGAMSITKVTSPAVIRISAATAICFSIVGKLSALLQSIPQAVLGGIMLLLFGTIASVGVQNLMQNKVDMNETRNVIIISVMLTMGLGGAVLSSGSFAISGIGLSAVIGVILNLVLPKTKKEEA